The following are encoded together in the Halorubrum lacusprofundi ATCC 49239 genome:
- a CDS encoding Lrp/AsnC family transcriptional regulator, which yields MSSRDVVLELLRENARYSVEDIARQTDADAETVEKIILDLESEGVLRGYRAVVDWDKLEQETVRAAVELNLTLDRETSYNDVAERIAKFPMVESLHLVSGDYDFMMEVEGDSMREVSHFISEKVAPVPEITQTVTHYVMESYKEHGIEFGDGDDDDRLSVSP from the coding sequence ATGAGCAGTCGCGACGTGGTTCTAGAGCTACTCCGTGAGAACGCCCGCTACTCCGTCGAGGATATCGCCCGCCAAACCGACGCAGACGCCGAGACAGTCGAGAAAATCATCCTCGACCTCGAATCTGAGGGTGTCCTGAGAGGGTATCGCGCTGTCGTCGACTGGGATAAACTCGAACAGGAGACCGTGCGCGCGGCGGTCGAACTCAATCTCACACTCGACCGCGAGACCAGTTACAACGACGTCGCCGAGCGTATCGCCAAGTTCCCGATGGTCGAGTCGCTCCACCTCGTTAGCGGGGATTACGACTTCATGATGGAAGTCGAGGGCGACTCGATGCGCGAAGTGTCCCACTTCATCAGCGAGAAGGTCGCGCCCGTTCCAGAAATCACCCAGACAGTGACCCACTACGTCATGGAGTCGTACAAGGAACACGGCATCGAGTTCGGTGACGGCGACGACGACGACAGACTCTCCGTCTCACCATGA
- a CDS encoding pyridoxal phosphate-dependent aminotransferase: protein MTFDIADRVDAVPPSGIRRFFELAEEMDDIISLGVGEPDFSAPWAARDAAIASLEQGKTSYTANRGRRDLREKISDHVDDRYDLDYAAEDEILVTAGASEGIDLAYRALVDPDDTVAVVQPCYVSYVPGVIFTGGNVLSVETRREDEFKLTREVLESSGAADADVLVLCYPNNPTGATMTGEELRPVADFAREHDMTVFSDEIYADLTYEHEHTSIATLPGMRERTVVFNGFSKAYAMTGMRLGYAMAPPEATAAMNRIHQYTMLSAPTTAQYAAIEALESCDDVVADMKAQYDRRRKFVLSRFADMGIDCFRASGAFYAFPECPWDDASEFAEALLHEEGVAVVPGTAFGEGGEGQLRVSYATGLDELKEAMARIERFVV, encoded by the coding sequence ATGACGTTCGACATTGCAGACCGGGTCGACGCGGTGCCACCGTCGGGTATCCGACGCTTCTTCGAGTTGGCCGAAGAGATGGACGATATCATCTCGCTCGGGGTTGGAGAGCCGGACTTTTCGGCACCGTGGGCGGCACGAGATGCTGCAATCGCCTCACTGGAACAGGGTAAAACCTCGTACACCGCGAACCGCGGTCGACGAGATCTTCGAGAGAAGATCTCTGACCACGTCGACGATCGGTACGACCTCGATTACGCTGCCGAAGACGAAATTCTCGTCACCGCGGGCGCGAGCGAAGGGATCGACCTCGCCTACCGGGCGCTGGTCGACCCCGACGACACAGTCGCCGTCGTGCAACCGTGCTACGTCTCCTACGTTCCCGGCGTCATCTTCACCGGCGGTAACGTGCTCTCGGTCGAGACCCGCCGCGAGGACGAGTTCAAACTAACGCGGGAGGTACTGGAGTCGTCCGGTGCAGCCGACGCAGACGTCCTCGTGCTCTGTTACCCGAACAATCCAACCGGCGCGACGATGACCGGCGAAGAACTCCGACCGGTCGCCGACTTCGCCCGCGAACACGACATGACGGTGTTCTCGGACGAAATCTACGCCGACCTGACGTACGAACACGAGCATACATCTATCGCGACGCTGCCGGGAATGCGCGAACGTACTGTCGTGTTTAATGGCTTCTCGAAGGCCTACGCAATGACGGGAATGCGCCTGGGGTATGCGATGGCTCCGCCAGAGGCGACGGCAGCAATGAACCGCATCCATCAGTACACGATGTTGTCTGCACCGACGACGGCCCAGTACGCTGCTATCGAGGCCCTCGAATCGTGCGATGACGTCGTTGCAGACATGAAAGCCCAGTACGACCGTCGCCGGAAGTTCGTCCTCTCGCGGTTCGCGGACATGGGTATCGATTGTTTCCGGGCCAGCGGTGCGTTCTACGCTTTCCCGGAGTGTCCATGGGACGATGCCAGCGAGTTCGCCGAAGCCCTCCTCCACGAAGAGGGGGTCGCTGTCGTACCCGGCACGGCCTTCGGAGAGGGCGGCGAGGGCCAACTACGTGTCTCGTACGCGACGGGACTCGACGAGTTGAAAGAGGCAATGGCCCGTATCGAGCGGTTCGTCGTCTGA